The Longimicrobiaceae bacterium sequence ATGAGGCTCGTCGAGAAGCGGGGGACGAGCTCGGCGGGCCGGACGTGCTCGCCCGGCTCGGCCAGGCCGCAGGTGGAGGCGAGCCACCCGACCACCCTTTCCGGCGCGATCCCCTCGCCGCGCAGCTCGGCCAGCGAGACGGCGCCGTGCCGCTTCGCGAGGCGCTCCCCGTCCGGCCCCAGCATGAGCGGGACGTGGAGCCACTCCGGCGCGGGGAGCCCCAGCGCCCGGTAGAGGAGGAGCTGCCGCGCCGTGGAGGAGAGCAGGTCCGCGCCCCGCACCACGTGCGTGATCCCCATGGCGGCGTCGTCCACCACCACCGCCAGCTGGTAGGCGGCGACCCCGTCCCTGCGGCGCACCACGAAGTCGCCGGTCTCCGCCGCCGGGTCGAAGGCCACCTCGCCCATCACCGCGTCCCGGAAGCGCACCTCCCCCTCCGGTACGCGGAAGCGCAGCGCCGCGGGGCCCCCCACCTCCCCCGCGCCGCGTGGGCGCTCCCTGCAGGTGCCGGCGTAGCGCGGCCCCTCGTCGCTGGCCCCATGGGGGGCGCTGGCCGCCGCCGCGATCTCCCTGCGGGAGCAGTAGCAGGGATACACCAGCCCCGCGGCCTCCAGCCGCCCGAGCGCCTCCGCGAACCGCTCCCGGCGCTCGGACTGGAGGTAGGGCGCGTGCGGCCCGCCCACGTCCGGCCCCTCGTCCCAGTCCAGCCCCAGCCAGCGCAGGTCGTCGAGCTGGGCCTCCATGTACCCGGGGCGCACCCGGCCGCGGTCCAGGTCCTCCACGCGCATGACGAAGCGCCCGCCCGCGCTCCTCGCGTGCAGCCATGCGAGGAGTGCGGTGCGGGCGTTCCCCAGGTGCAGCCGCCCCGTGGGGCTGGGCGCGAACCTACCCCGGACCATTCGGCGCGACCGCCAGGAGCGTCCTACTTTCGCACTCCCGCACTCCCGCACCTTCGCACTTCAGGTCCCTCCCAGCATGTCGTCGATCCTCGCCTGCAGCGACGGCCGGGTCTCGCCCGCAAGGGCGCTCTCCAGGAGGTCGGCCAGCTCCTCGCCGAAGTCGTCCGGGAACTTGCGGCGCAGGCGGACGAGCGGCGCGAAGGCCAGGAGCACGGTGCGCTCGCCGTCCTCGTCGTCGCCCGCGTGCGCCTCGCCGCGCCAGGCGTCCGGGTCGCTGCTCCAGGGCTCCGCCGGCGGGCCCTCCCCCTCGGCGTCAGGCCCTGCCTCCAGGGCGTCGTCCGGGCCGCCCTGCATGGTCACGGACAGGCCGACCATGGCGTGGACCTCGGCGCCCGCGTCCGGCTCCTCGGCCAGCACGCCGAGCTGCACGGGGGCGAGCGTCGCCTCCTCCAGGACCGCCACCGTCTGCGCCGGGAGCAGGGCGCGGAAGGAGGGCCGCTCGTTGCCGGCCACGTAGAAGGCCACCGGGATCAGGTCGGAGTCCTCGGGGACCAGCCCCTCGGGGTCCGTCTCGCGGATCTCCAGCTCGACCGGCTCTTCTCTCAGGTAAACGTGCATCCGTCCTCGATATCGCTCAAAGGGGCTCTGCGGGTGTTTCGCGGCTCATACCCCCGCCCGCGCCGCACGATCCCCGCCCGTGCGCCGGCCGCGCAACCCGCGCCGCGGCAGCGGGATCCGGGCCCTCGCGGCGGCGGCCCGGGGATTGCCGCCCCCGTGCGGGGCCGAGGCGCGTGGCGCCGGCCCCGGTGCGGCTTATCTTTCCCGGCGCGCCCCGAGACGCGGGGCGCGCACCGTCTTCTGCGAGACCGACGCGACATGCTCCCCGTAGTCCAGCCCGACGCCCGCGCCGCCCGCCTGGAGCGCGCCCTCCGCGAGACGGTCCGCGGCGAGGTCCGCTTCGACGCCAAGAGCCGCCTGCTGTACAGCACGGACGCCTCGCTGTACCAGATCATGCCGGTGGGGGTGGTGCTCCCCCGCGACGCCGACGACGTCCGCGCGGCGCACCGGCTGGCCGCGGAGCACGGGGTGGGCGTCCTCCCCCGCGGCGGGGGGACGGCGCTCGCCGGGCAGACGGTGGGCGCCGCGCTGGTGCTGGACTTCGGCAAGTACATGAACCGGGTGCTGGAGGTCGACCCGGAGAGGCGCCGCGCCCGGGTACAGCCCGGGGTGCGGCTGGACCGCCTGAACCGCGCCGCCGCCCCGCACCGCCTCCACTTCGGCCCGGACCCCGCCACCATCCGCCAGTGCTGCCTGGGCGGGATGATCGGCAACAACTCCTGCGGCGCCCGCTCGCTGGCCTACGGCAAGACCGGCGACCACGTCCACACGCTGGACTGCGTCCTCCACGACGGCGAGGCTGCCCGCTTCGGCCCCGTGGCGCGGGACGCGGTGGCGGCGATGCCCGGCCGCGAGGGGGAGATCGCCCGCCGGGTGCTGGGGATCCTGGAGCCGCACCGCGACTCCGTGCTCGCCCGCTACCCGAAGATCCCGCGCCGCGTCTCCGGCTACAACTTCGACGCCATGCTGGAGACCCCGGAGCTGAACCTGGCCGACCTGATCGTGGGCTCGGAGGGGACGCTGGCGACGGTCGTCGAGGCCGAGCTGGGGCTGGTCCCCCTCCCCGCCGCCCGCGCC is a genomic window containing:
- the gluQRS gene encoding tRNA glutamyl-Q(34) synthetase GluQRS, with amino-acid sequence MVRGRFAPSPTGRLHLGNARTALLAWLHARSAGGRFVMRVEDLDRGRVRPGYMEAQLDDLRWLGLDWDEGPDVGGPHAPYLQSERRERFAEALGRLEAAGLVYPCYCSRREIAAAASAPHGASDEGPRYAGTCRERPRGAGEVGGPAALRFRVPEGEVRFRDAVMGEVAFDPAAETGDFVVRRRDGVAAYQLAVVVDDAAMGITHVVRGADLLSSTARQLLLYRALGLPAPEWLHVPLMLGPDGERLAKRHGAVSLAELRGEGIAPERVVGWLASTCGLAEPGEHVRPAELVPRFSTSL